One Amorphoplanes digitatis genomic window carries:
- a CDS encoding response regulator transcription factor codes for MSEASAKGLILLVEDERPIADLVRLYLTRDGFGVHVEHDGVAGLAAARRMRPVACVLDIALPGLEGTEICRRLREEGDWTPVVFLTARDDEVDRILGLELGGDDYLTKPFSPRELVARVRALLRRAAGPPDGGRVRTLGPLLLDPGRRLVTVDGAALSLTPTEFDLLGHLLGRPGRVFTREELLASVWGYASHAGTRTVDVHVAQVRAKLGPAANLIRTVRGVGYTADA; via the coding sequence GTGAGCGAAGCTTCCGCCAAGGGCCTGATCCTGCTCGTCGAGGACGAGCGGCCGATCGCGGACCTGGTCCGGCTCTACCTGACCCGGGACGGCTTCGGGGTGCACGTCGAGCACGACGGCGTGGCCGGGCTGGCGGCCGCCCGGCGGATGCGCCCGGTCGCCTGCGTGCTGGACATCGCGCTACCGGGTCTCGAGGGCACCGAGATCTGCCGGCGGCTGCGCGAGGAGGGCGACTGGACCCCGGTCGTCTTCCTCACCGCCCGCGACGACGAGGTCGACCGGATCCTCGGCCTCGAACTCGGCGGCGACGACTACCTGACCAAGCCGTTCAGCCCGCGCGAGCTGGTTGCCCGGGTGCGGGCGCTGCTGCGCCGGGCCGCCGGGCCGCCCGACGGTGGCCGGGTGCGCACCCTCGGGCCGCTGCTGCTCGACCCCGGCCGGCGGCTGGTCACCGTGGACGGCGCCGCGCTCTCGCTCACCCCCACCGAGTTCGACCTGCTCGGACACCTGCTCGGCCGGCCGGGGCGGGTTTTCACCCGGGAGGAGCTGCTGGCCAGCGTCTGGGGGTACGCGTCGCATGCCGGCACCCGTACGGTCGATGTGCACGTGGCCCAGGTCCGCGCGAAGCTCGGGCCGGCCGCGAACCTGATCCGCACGGTCCGCGGCGTCGGCTACACCGCCGATGCGTAA
- a CDS encoding YciI family protein, with protein sequence MKYMLMMFGDGATMMQTRSPEWVTEMMAFMETFIADLEKTGELVTAEGLADPSSAKTVSLVDGQVVVTDGPFAEAKESLAGYWILEVADERRAIERAGEVVVWADRVELREVAAGPPEQ encoded by the coding sequence ATGAAATACATGCTGATGATGTTCGGCGACGGCGCGACGATGATGCAGACCCGCAGCCCGGAGTGGGTCACCGAGATGATGGCGTTCATGGAGACCTTCATCGCCGACCTGGAGAAGACCGGCGAGCTCGTCACGGCCGAGGGCCTCGCGGATCCGAGCTCGGCCAAGACGGTGAGCCTGGTCGACGGCCAGGTCGTGGTCACCGACGGGCCGTTCGCGGAGGCGAAGGAGTCGCTGGCCGGATACTGGATCCTCGAGGTCGCCGACGAGCGGCGCGCGATCGAACGGGCCGGCGAGGTCGTCGTCTGGGCCGACCGGGTCGAGCTGCGCGAGGTCGCCGCCGGCCCGCCCGAGCAGTGA
- a CDS encoding RNA polymerase sigma factor, whose protein sequence is MSAETPEFEGLLRELAPQALGALVRRYGQFDAAEDAVQEALLAAALKWPVEGLPDNPRSWLITVAGRRLVDEWRSESARRAREENVALLEPAGAAAAPERDDTLTLLFLCCHPSLSGPSQLALTLRAVGGLSTAEIARAFLVPEATMAQRISRAKQRIRTSGLGFEEPPPGERAERLAVVRQVLYLVFNEGYTTSAGQQLQRADLTTEAIRLTRMLHRLAPGDGETAGLLALMLLTDARRAARTDAHGALVPLDEQDRTSWNAAFIAEGVALVSATLGRGPLGPYQLQAAIAALHDEAATAEETDWPQILALYEVLERVSPGPVVTLNRAVAVARARGPLAGLAVLADLDGDDRMAGNHRLESVRAHLLELAGDHAAAHACYIRAAGMTASLPEQRYLTLRAAALATRTTSEH, encoded by the coding sequence GTGAGCGCCGAGACACCCGAGTTCGAGGGCCTGCTGCGCGAGCTCGCGCCGCAGGCCCTCGGGGCGCTCGTGCGCCGGTACGGCCAGTTCGACGCGGCCGAGGACGCCGTGCAGGAGGCACTGCTCGCCGCCGCGCTCAAGTGGCCGGTCGAGGGGCTGCCCGACAATCCCCGCTCGTGGCTGATCACCGTGGCCGGGCGGCGCCTGGTCGACGAGTGGCGCAGCGAGAGCGCCCGCCGGGCCCGCGAGGAGAACGTGGCGCTGCTCGAACCGGCCGGGGCGGCCGCCGCCCCGGAGCGGGACGACACCCTCACGCTGCTGTTCCTGTGCTGCCATCCGTCGCTGTCCGGGCCCTCGCAGCTCGCGCTGACGCTGCGCGCGGTCGGCGGCCTGAGCACCGCCGAGATCGCCCGCGCCTTCCTCGTGCCCGAGGCGACGATGGCGCAGCGGATCAGCCGGGCCAAGCAGCGGATCCGGACCAGCGGGCTCGGCTTCGAGGAGCCGCCGCCCGGCGAGCGCGCCGAGCGGCTCGCCGTCGTGCGGCAGGTGCTCTACCTGGTCTTCAACGAGGGCTACACGACAAGCGCCGGGCAGCAGCTACAGCGCGCCGACCTGACCACCGAGGCGATCCGGCTGACCCGGATGCTCCACCGGCTGGCGCCCGGCGACGGCGAGACGGCGGGGCTGCTCGCGCTCATGCTGCTCACCGACGCCCGGCGGGCCGCGCGCACCGACGCGCACGGCGCCCTGGTGCCGCTGGACGAGCAGGACCGGACGTCGTGGAACGCCGCGTTCATCGCCGAGGGGGTCGCGCTGGTCTCCGCCACGCTCGGCCGGGGGCCGCTGGGCCCGTACCAGTTGCAGGCCGCCATCGCCGCGCTGCACGACGAGGCCGCCACCGCCGAGGAGACCGACTGGCCGCAGATCCTCGCCCTGTACGAGGTCCTCGAGCGGGTCTCGCCGGGTCCGGTGGTGACCCTGAACCGGGCGGTGGCCGTCGCCCGGGCGCGCGGGCCGCTGGCCGGGCTGGCCGTGCTCGCCGACCTCGACGGCGACGATCGGATGGCCGGCAACCACCGGCTGGAATCCGTCCGCGCGCACCTGCTCGAGCTGGCCGGGGACCACGCGGCCGCGCACGCCTGCTACATCCGGGCCGCCGGCATGACGGCCAGCCTGCCCGAGCAGCGCTACCTGACGCTGCGGGCGGCGGCGCTGGCGACCCGTACAACATCCGAACATTGA
- a CDS encoding discoidin domain-containing protein, which translates to MHTATSPPRPRRWRRLIPVTVLAVVVAYLGVVQLSAQAADSLLSQGKPATASSQEGADVTAAKAVDGDAGTRWSSVFSDPQWLQVDLGATATISQVVLQWEGAYGRAYKIQTSPDGSAWTDVYSTTTGAGGTETLTVSGSGRYVRMYGTVRASGYGYSLWEFKVYGTTGTTTPPGNCGTSNAAQGKPATASSQEGADVTAAKAVDGDAGTRWSSVFSDPQWLQVDLGAGASVCQVVLQWEGAHGRAYKIQTSPDGSAWTDVYSTTTGAGGTETLTVSGTGRYIRMYGTVRASGYGYSLYEFKVFTTGGTTTPPTDPTTPPTIPGDFTTVWTDDFSGAANTSPNPANWLLRTGTQYPGGAANWGTGEVETASNSTANVYLDGAGKLNIRAIRDGAGNWTSGRIETQRTDFEPLAGQQTKFTAVLRQPDVANGDGYWPGFRATGAAYRGNYNNWPGVGETDIMTDVNGHSRLAQTLHCGTAPDGPCAEYNGRSSGFATCAGCRTGYHEYTQIIDRTRTDEEIRFYLDGRQTWVVRESQVGVTAWNAAVHHGFFLRFDLAVGGSLPNAIAGYTTPTPETTSGGVLSVDSVTVARAAGTAPAAMTDPATPAGPSTVRVTGSQGNWQLTVNGAPYELRGLTYGPPQAAADGYMRDLKNMGVNTIRIWGVDDANTPLLLDRAAQQGIKVVVGHWLNQGADYVNDTAYKTNTKNEIVARVNALKNRQGVLMWDVGNEVILTMQDHGLPAAEVEARRVAYARYVNEVAQAIHAADPNHPVTSTDAYTGAWPYYKQNAPDLDLLAVNSYGAIGNVKQDWINGGYTKPYILTEGGPAGEWEVPNDVNGVPTEPSDLQKRAGYTASWNAIKAHPGVALGATEFHYGLENDFGGVWLNTFTGGWRRLGYHALRQAYTGQASANTPPEITSMSVSNQTAVPAGGTFTVNAAATDPNGDLIRYNLMYSNKHITGGTGLTNVVFTAGANGTFTAKAPEQLGVWKVYVYAYDGQGNVGIEQRSFRVVPPTIPGTNLSRGRPATASSYQPTGTNGPQLPAYAVDGDYGTRWASEWVDTAWLQVDLGSVQSFNRVLLAWEAAYAKGYTVQVSDNGTTWNTIYTATAGNGGFDDLAISGSGRYVRVNGTARATAYGYSLWELGVYRS; encoded by the coding sequence GTGCATACGGCTACTTCCCCGCCAAGACCCCGCCGATGGCGCCGGCTGATCCCCGTCACCGTGCTCGCCGTCGTCGTCGCCTATCTGGGCGTCGTGCAGCTCTCCGCGCAGGCCGCCGATTCGTTGCTGTCGCAGGGCAAGCCGGCGACGGCGTCCTCTCAGGAGGGTGCCGACGTGACCGCGGCCAAGGCGGTCGACGGTGACGCGGGCACTCGCTGGTCGAGCGTGTTCAGCGATCCGCAGTGGTTGCAGGTCGATCTGGGCGCCACGGCGACGATCAGCCAGGTGGTGTTGCAGTGGGAGGGCGCTTACGGCAGGGCGTACAAGATTCAGACCAGCCCGGACGGCAGTGCCTGGACCGATGTGTACAGCACGACCACCGGGGCCGGTGGCACCGAGACGCTGACGGTGAGCGGGTCCGGCCGGTATGTGCGGATGTACGGGACCGTCCGGGCCAGCGGTTACGGCTACTCGCTGTGGGAGTTCAAGGTCTACGGGACGACGGGTACCACTACACCGCCGGGCAACTGTGGCACCTCGAACGCCGCGCAGGGCAAGCCCGCGACCGCGTCGTCGCAGGAAGGCGCGGACGTGACCGCGGCCAAGGCCGTCGACGGTGACGCGGGCACTCGCTGGTCGAGCGTGTTCAGCGACCCGCAGTGGTTGCAGGTGGACCTGGGTGCCGGCGCCTCGGTCTGTCAGGTGGTGTTGCAGTGGGAAGGCGCTCACGGCAGGGCGTACAAGATCCAGACCAGCCCGGACGGCAGCGCCTGGACCGACGTGTACAGCACGACCACCGGGGCCGGCGGGACCGAGACCCTGACGGTGAGCGGGACCGGCCGGTACATCCGGATGTACGGCACAGTCCGGGCCAGCGGTTACGGTTACTCGCTGTACGAGTTCAAGGTCTTCACCACCGGCGGAACCACCACACCGCCGACGGACCCGACCACCCCGCCGACCATCCCCGGCGACTTCACCACGGTCTGGACCGATGACTTCTCCGGCGCCGCCAACACCTCGCCCAACCCGGCGAACTGGCTGCTGCGCACCGGCACCCAGTACCCGGGCGGTGCCGCGAACTGGGGCACCGGCGAGGTCGAGACCGCCAGCAACTCGACCGCCAACGTCTACCTCGACGGCGCCGGCAAGCTCAACATCAGGGCGATCCGCGACGGCGCCGGCAACTGGACGTCCGGCCGGATCGAGACCCAGCGCACCGACTTCGAGCCGCTCGCCGGGCAGCAGACCAAGTTCACCGCGGTCCTGCGGCAGCCCGACGTCGCCAACGGCGACGGCTACTGGCCCGGCTTCCGTGCCACCGGCGCGGCCTACCGGGGCAACTACAACAACTGGCCGGGCGTCGGCGAGACCGACATCATGACCGACGTCAACGGGCACAGCCGGCTGGCGCAGACCCTGCACTGCGGCACCGCGCCCGACGGGCCGTGCGCGGAGTACAACGGCCGCAGCAGCGGGTTCGCCACCTGCGCCGGCTGCCGGACCGGCTACCACGAGTACACCCAGATCATCGACCGGACCAGGACCGACGAGGAGATCCGCTTCTACCTCGACGGGCGGCAGACCTGGGTCGTGCGCGAGTCGCAGGTCGGCGTCACGGCGTGGAACGCGGCCGTGCACCACGGCTTCTTCCTCCGCTTCGACCTCGCGGTCGGCGGCTCGCTGCCGAACGCCATCGCCGGCTACACCACGCCGACGCCGGAGACCACCTCCGGCGGCGTGCTCAGCGTCGACTCCGTGACGGTGGCCCGCGCCGCCGGCACCGCGCCGGCGGCGATGACCGACCCGGCCACCCCGGCCGGGCCGTCGACCGTGCGGGTCACCGGCTCGCAGGGCAACTGGCAGCTCACCGTCAACGGCGCGCCGTACGAGCTGAGGGGCCTCACCTACGGCCCGCCGCAGGCCGCCGCCGACGGATACATGCGCGACCTGAAGAACATGGGCGTCAACACGATCCGCATCTGGGGCGTCGACGACGCCAACACCCCGCTGCTGCTCGACCGGGCCGCCCAGCAGGGCATCAAGGTCGTCGTCGGGCACTGGCTCAACCAGGGCGCCGACTACGTCAACGACACCGCGTACAAGACGAACACGAAGAACGAGATCGTGGCCCGGGTCAACGCGCTCAAGAACCGGCAGGGCGTGCTGATGTGGGACGTCGGCAACGAGGTCATCCTGACCATGCAGGACCATGGGCTGCCGGCCGCCGAGGTCGAGGCGCGGCGGGTCGCCTACGCCCGGTACGTCAACGAGGTCGCGCAGGCGATCCACGCGGCGGACCCGAACCACCCGGTCACCTCGACGGACGCGTACACCGGCGCGTGGCCGTACTACAAGCAGAACGCGCCGGACCTGGACCTGCTCGCCGTCAACTCGTACGGGGCGATCGGCAACGTCAAGCAGGACTGGATCAACGGCGGCTACACGAAGCCCTACATCCTCACCGAGGGCGGCCCGGCCGGCGAGTGGGAGGTGCCCAACGACGTCAACGGGGTGCCGACCGAGCCGTCCGACCTGCAGAAGCGCGCCGGCTACACGGCGAGCTGGAACGCCATCAAGGCGCACCCGGGCGTGGCGCTGGGCGCGACCGAGTTCCACTACGGCCTCGAGAACGACTTCGGCGGCGTCTGGCTCAACACGTTCACCGGCGGCTGGCGCCGGCTCGGTTACCACGCGCTGCGGCAGGCGTACACCGGGCAGGCCTCGGCGAACACCCCGCCGGAGATCACCTCGATGTCGGTGAGCAACCAGACCGCGGTGCCCGCGGGCGGGACGTTCACGGTCAACGCCGCGGCGACCGACCCGAACGGCGACCTGATCCGCTACAACCTGATGTACAGCAACAAGCACATCACCGGCGGCACCGGGCTGACCAATGTGGTCTTCACCGCGGGCGCGAACGGCACGTTCACGGCGAAGGCACCCGAGCAGCTCGGCGTCTGGAAGGTCTACGTGTACGCGTACGACGGCCAAGGCAACGTGGGCATCGAGCAGCGCTCGTTCCGGGTGGTCCCGCCGACGATCCCGGGCACCAACCTCTCCCGGGGGCGGCCCGCGACGGCGTCCAGCTACCAGCCGACCGGCACGAACGGGCCGCAGCTTCCCGCGTACGCGGTGGACGGCGACTACGGCACCCGGTGGGCCAGCGAATGGGTCGACACCGCGTGGCTACAGGTCGACCTCGGCTCGGTGCAGTCGTTCAACCGCGTGCTGCTGGCGTGGGAGGCGGCCTACGCCAAGGGATACACGGTGCAGGTCTCCGACAACGGCACCACCTGGAACACGATCTACACCGCGACGGCCGGCAACGGCGGCTTCGACGACCTGGCGATCTCCGGCTCCGGCCGCTACGTCCGGGTCAACGGCACCGCCCGCGCCACCGCGTACGGCTACTCGCTCTGGGAGCTCGGCGTCTACCGGAGCTGA
- a CDS encoding DUF5995 family protein produces MTVDSVWGPVQREMAAVLAGHPDDVPAVVDQLTKLQDVLLRVPPLLASNPLADFNKLYLTITTNVLERLYAGRFADPAFLARLDVEFAARYFDALRQWSDASSGCPRAWAVLFHRIPGPDARPLPSAAAGVNAHINYDLPFALVTTFDHLGSDPVDDSEQHHDYLQINDIFAESIPGLRRGMLEKWQLIIDMMNGDLDDWWQGELIEYTRNVAWRNAQRLWAVRHDLQALGRERNRLDSTAESFGKLLLSPMGAILQ; encoded by the coding sequence ATGACCGTCGACTCCGTCTGGGGCCCCGTCCAACGGGAAATGGCCGCCGTGCTGGCCGGGCACCCCGACGACGTGCCGGCCGTGGTCGACCAGCTCACGAAGCTTCAGGACGTGCTGCTGCGGGTGCCGCCGCTGCTGGCCAGCAACCCGCTCGCCGACTTCAACAAGCTGTACCTGACCATCACGACGAACGTGCTCGAGCGCCTGTACGCCGGCCGGTTCGCCGATCCGGCGTTCCTGGCCCGGCTGGACGTCGAGTTCGCCGCCCGCTACTTCGACGCCCTGCGCCAGTGGTCGGACGCGAGCAGCGGCTGCCCGCGCGCCTGGGCCGTGCTGTTCCACCGCATTCCGGGGCCGGACGCCCGGCCGCTGCCGTCGGCGGCCGCCGGCGTGAACGCCCACATCAACTACGACCTGCCGTTCGCGCTGGTGACGACGTTCGACCACCTGGGCTCGGATCCGGTCGACGACAGCGAGCAGCACCACGACTACCTGCAGATCAACGACATCTTCGCCGAGTCCATCCCGGGCCTGCGCCGCGGCATGCTGGAGAAGTGGCAGCTGATCATCGACATGATGAACGGCGACCTGGACGACTGGTGGCAGGGCGAGCTGATCGAGTACACCCGCAACGTGGCCTGGCGTAACGCGCAGCGGCTCTGGGCGGTCCGCCACGACCTCCAGGCGCTGGGCCGGGAACGGAACCGGCTGGACAGCACCGCCGAGTCGTTCGGCAAGCTGCTGTTGTCACCGATGGGCGCGATCCTCCAGTAG
- a CDS encoding helix-turn-helix transcriptional regulator, whose protein sequence is MASEGDDAPLVGRTGTLAAVRTDLLDAGPGGTSAVFVTGESGVGKSRLLRETADALREAGIAVLSGTCLDIGDASPLHPVLQALRRAGVHTEPGPADAGAQDGAGALLERVSQQLRSLAQGRRLLLVLDDLQWADRSTRQLLLYLLAGLGELNLSVLAAVRAESLHGSHPLRRVLAELRRLRSVRVLDLAPLDRDATGELVAAIAGTDVAAEDTERVFKRSGGNPFVVEELARDLRDGRVELSDTLREIFLSRVDELPPHAHEVVHAVAAGVEPVEHALLARVLPLPESELIEAVRAAVAHRFVTSANDGYRLRHRVVAEVLEHEVLPAESAARHRRYAEALEAAPGGPDHARLAHHWRQAGEPERALPSVIAAAHDAERMYGYAESHRQWTLSLELTGDDAPQRTELLAHAAEAAHRCGEHQRALTRIEELATRSDGPGECEIHLRRARYLAAAGRSATAEIEYERALATQACTQKEKASAAANLAELLLHLGRYADAGVRAREALELAERADGSTADLVRASAALGFSLAFREDPDAGLAVIRQAVEIAERSGHPDDVGCAYLHLAELLTGPLNSVEEGVLVARRGAAKLAEIGLGRTYQARLLAIAANGLFRVGDWAEAERVLETAMSHRPSGADAVELLLSRCRLWVGFGDVEQADRDLDAVATILAGGGARHVMPMLTLRAGLAMWQGRHADARAAVQRGLTETRSDDLVLLGVLAWHGLRAEAEAQAGGEVPVDPGAVRRLQVVVERLGRGAGSAAPAVRAVVDGYLDLCAAEQSRIDERNDPDLWARAATSWDRRKQPYPAAYSRLRQAEASFARRPSRSARARAAATAALREAYATARAMGARPFAAEITTVATRARVALTGDEDTVPHPPPGPDPDDELGMLTDREREVLAAVAEGLTNREIGQALFISERTVGVHVGHIFDKLQVRTRVQASRVYLRAA, encoded by the coding sequence ATGGCCAGTGAGGGGGACGACGCGCCACTTGTCGGACGTACCGGCACGTTGGCCGCGGTCCGCACGGATCTGCTGGACGCGGGGCCCGGCGGCACCTCGGCGGTGTTCGTCACCGGCGAGAGCGGCGTCGGCAAGAGCCGCCTGCTCCGGGAGACCGCGGACGCGCTGCGCGAGGCCGGCATCGCCGTGCTCTCCGGCACCTGCCTGGACATCGGCGACGCCTCACCCCTGCACCCGGTCCTCCAGGCGCTGCGGCGCGCCGGCGTGCACACCGAGCCCGGGCCGGCCGACGCGGGCGCCCAGGACGGTGCGGGCGCCCTGCTCGAACGGGTCTCCCAGCAGCTGCGCTCGCTCGCGCAGGGCCGCCGGCTCCTGCTGGTCCTCGACGACCTGCAATGGGCCGACCGCAGCACCCGTCAGCTGCTGCTCTACCTACTGGCCGGCCTCGGCGAGCTCAACCTGTCGGTGCTGGCCGCGGTCCGGGCCGAGTCGTTGCACGGGTCGCATCCGCTACGCCGGGTGCTGGCCGAGCTGCGCCGGCTGCGCTCCGTACGCGTGCTGGACCTGGCCCCGCTCGACCGCGACGCGACCGGTGAGCTGGTGGCCGCGATCGCCGGGACGGACGTCGCGGCCGAGGACACCGAGCGGGTCTTCAAGCGCAGCGGCGGCAACCCGTTCGTCGTCGAGGAGCTGGCCCGCGACCTGCGCGACGGCCGGGTCGAGCTCTCCGACACGCTGCGCGAGATCTTCCTCTCCCGCGTCGACGAGCTGCCCCCGCACGCGCACGAGGTGGTGCACGCGGTCGCGGCCGGCGTCGAGCCGGTCGAGCACGCCCTGCTCGCCCGGGTGCTGCCGCTGCCCGAGTCCGAGCTGATCGAGGCGGTCCGGGCCGCGGTCGCGCACCGCTTCGTGACCAGCGCCAACGACGGCTACCGGCTGCGCCACCGGGTCGTCGCCGAGGTCCTCGAGCACGAGGTGCTGCCGGCCGAGAGCGCGGCCCGGCACCGCCGCTACGCGGAGGCGCTGGAGGCCGCGCCGGGCGGGCCGGACCACGCCCGGCTGGCACACCACTGGCGGCAGGCGGGCGAGCCCGAACGCGCGCTGCCGTCGGTCATCGCCGCCGCACACGACGCCGAGCGGATGTACGGCTACGCCGAGTCGCACCGCCAGTGGACCCTCTCCCTCGAGCTGACCGGCGACGACGCGCCGCAGCGCACCGAGCTGCTGGCGCACGCCGCCGAGGCCGCGCACCGCTGCGGCGAGCACCAGCGTGCCCTGACCCGCATCGAGGAGCTGGCCACACGCTCGGACGGCCCCGGCGAGTGCGAGATCCACCTGCGCCGGGCCCGCTACCTGGCGGCGGCCGGTCGGTCGGCCACCGCCGAGATCGAGTACGAACGGGCGCTCGCAACGCAGGCGTGCACGCAGAAGGAGAAGGCAAGCGCGGCGGCGAACCTGGCCGAGCTGCTGCTGCACCTGGGCCGCTACGCCGACGCCGGTGTCCGCGCCCGTGAGGCCCTCGAGCTGGCCGAACGCGCCGACGGCTCGACCGCGGACCTGGTACGCGCCAGCGCGGCGCTCGGCTTCAGCCTGGCCTTCCGCGAGGACCCCGACGCCGGGCTCGCGGTGATCCGGCAGGCGGTGGAGATCGCCGAGCGCTCGGGGCACCCGGACGACGTCGGCTGCGCCTACCTGCACCTGGCCGAGCTGCTCACCGGGCCGCTGAACAGCGTCGAGGAGGGCGTGCTCGTCGCGCGCCGGGGCGCCGCGAAGCTGGCCGAGATCGGCCTGGGCCGCACCTACCAGGCCCGGCTGCTGGCGATCGCCGCGAACGGGCTTTTCCGGGTCGGCGACTGGGCCGAGGCCGAGCGGGTGCTCGAGACAGCGATGAGCCACCGACCGTCCGGCGCGGACGCGGTCGAGCTGCTGCTCTCCCGGTGCCGCCTCTGGGTCGGTTTCGGCGACGTCGAGCAGGCGGACCGCGACCTGGACGCCGTCGCCACCATCCTGGCCGGCGGGGGCGCCCGGCACGTGATGCCGATGCTGACGCTGCGCGCCGGGCTCGCCATGTGGCAGGGCCGGCACGCCGACGCGCGGGCGGCCGTGCAGCGCGGCCTGACCGAGACCCGCTCCGACGACCTGGTGCTGCTCGGCGTGCTGGCCTGGCACGGGCTGCGCGCCGAGGCCGAGGCGCAGGCCGGCGGCGAGGTGCCGGTCGACCCGGGCGCGGTCCGGCGGTTGCAGGTCGTTGTGGAACGGCTGGGCCGGGGCGCGGGCAGCGCGGCGCCGGCGGTCCGCGCCGTCGTCGACGGCTACCTGGACCTGTGCGCGGCCGAGCAGAGCCGGATAGACGAGCGCAACGACCCCGACCTGTGGGCCCGGGCGGCGACGTCCTGGGACCGGCGCAAGCAGCCCTACCCGGCGGCATATTCGCGGCTGCGGCAGGCCGAGGCGTCGTTCGCGCGCCGCCCGAGCCGGTCCGCGCGGGCGCGGGCGGCGGCAACGGCGGCGCTCCGCGAGGCGTACGCGACCGCGCGCGCGATGGGCGCCCGGCCGTTCGCGGCCGAGATAACCACGGTGGCGACCCGGGCCCGGGTGGCCCTGACCGGCGACGAGGACACCGTGCCGCACCCGCCGCCGGGCCCGGACCCCGACGACGAGCTGGGCATGCTCACCGACCGCGAGCGCGAGGTGCTGGCGGCGGTCGCCGAGGGGCTGACCAACCGGGAGATCGGCCAGGCGCTGTTCATCAGCGAGCGCACGGTCGGCGTCCACGTCGGGCACATCTTCGACAAGCTCCAGGTCCGCACCCGGGTGCAGGCCAGCCGGGTCTACCTACGGGCGGCGTGA
- a CDS encoding HAMP domain-containing sensor histidine kinase, whose translation MRKFLGTLSGRIVLVTAATAVVAVIVTALVALPIAVRSANSAARRDLVEKSALAVELLTTERQVARERIVSRLREDGVDVYLIRRGAVDRAGLPDQVITQVASGAEVDTRAIVGGQPVMIVGRPLRGVDSGVVLTRDTASGTAGRVLRGVWLALLAGLVGGVLAGALLARFIARPLRHAAVAASLLSAGDRSVRLAVRPPEEVAELASALNHLGAALQISEGRERDFLLSVSHELRTPLSTIRGYAEALADGVIGADGAPRAGETMLAEADRLDRLISDLLVLARLEAADLPVDVVPVDLVDLVGSAAEAWATRCVPDGPRLLTELPPESIVVDTDPGRIRQVIDGLCENALRVVPAGAPLVLAVRAGEHGGVVEIRDGGPGFTDEDLSVAFQRGALHRRYRGIRKTGSGLGLALAARLVGRLGGAIAAGHAPEGGAMFTVTLPYTART comes from the coding sequence ATGCGTAAATTCCTCGGCACGCTGTCCGGGCGGATCGTCCTGGTCACCGCCGCCACCGCGGTCGTCGCCGTCATCGTCACCGCGCTGGTGGCGCTCCCCATCGCCGTGCGTTCGGCGAACAGCGCGGCCCGCCGGGACCTGGTGGAGAAGTCCGCCCTCGCCGTCGAGTTGCTCACCACCGAGCGCCAGGTCGCCCGCGAGCGGATCGTCTCGCGGCTGCGCGAGGACGGCGTCGACGTCTACCTGATCAGGCGCGGTGCCGTCGACCGCGCGGGGCTGCCGGACCAGGTGATCACCCAGGTGGCCAGCGGCGCGGAGGTCGACACCCGGGCCATCGTCGGCGGCCAGCCGGTCATGATCGTCGGGCGCCCGCTGCGCGGCGTCGACAGCGGCGTGGTGCTCACCCGCGACACGGCGTCCGGCACCGCGGGCCGGGTGCTCCGCGGCGTCTGGCTCGCGCTGCTCGCCGGGCTGGTCGGCGGCGTGCTCGCCGGCGCGCTGCTGGCGCGCTTCATCGCCCGGCCGCTGCGCCACGCGGCGGTGGCCGCGAGCCTGCTGTCGGCCGGCGACCGGTCCGTGCGCCTCGCGGTCCGGCCGCCCGAGGAGGTCGCCGAGCTGGCCTCGGCGCTCAACCACCTCGGCGCGGCGCTCCAGATCAGCGAGGGCCGCGAGCGCGACTTCCTGCTCTCGGTCTCGCACGAGCTGCGCACGCCGCTCTCCACGATCCGGGGGTACGCCGAGGCGCTCGCCGACGGAGTGATCGGCGCGGACGGCGCGCCGCGCGCGGGGGAGACCATGCTCGCCGAGGCGGACCGGCTCGACCGGCTCATCTCGGACCTGCTGGTGCTCGCCCGGCTCGAGGCCGCGGACCTGCCGGTCGACGTCGTGCCGGTGGACCTGGTCGACCTGGTCGGCTCCGCCGCCGAGGCGTGGGCGACGCGCTGCGTGCCGGACGGGCCGCGCCTGCTCACCGAGCTGCCGCCGGAGTCCATCGTGGTCGACACCGATCCTGGCCGGATCCGCCAGGTCATCGACGGGCTCTGCGAGAACGCGCTGCGGGTGGTGCCGGCCGGCGCCCCGCTCGTGCTGGCGGTGCGGGCCGGCGAGCACGGCGGGGTTGTCGAGATCCGTGACGGCGGCCCCGGCTTCACCGACGAGGACCTGTCCGTGGCCTTCCAGCGCGGCGCCCTGCACCGGCGCTACCGGGGTATCCGCAAGACCGGCAGCGGCCTCGGTCTGGCACTCGCGGCCCGGCTGGTCGGCCGGCTGGGCGGCGCGATCGCGGCCGGCCACGCACCCGAGGGCGGCGCGATGTTCACCGTGACGCTCCCTTACACAGCCCGAACATGA